CGGGTGACCAGGATGTACCATTCCTGACTCGCGCCGGAGATTTTCATGTGGATGCTAGCCGCAATCTGATTACATCGGATGGCTTACATGTCGTTGACTCCGGGGGCGAAGTCATTCAGCTCGCTGACGATGTTACGGCATTCTCCATCTCCAGTGACGGAACGATTGTGCAGACGATGGCAGACGGCACAACGACAGCTGGTGTTCAGATCGGTATGGGAAAAGTCAGCAATCCGCAGGGGCTTGAGAAGATCGGCGGCAACCTGTACCGGATGTCCTTAAATGCGAATGCAGAAGGTGCGCTGGAGCCGACAACTGCCAACAATGCTGAAGTAGGGACAGGTACTATCGTTGCCGGCCAGCTGGAAATGTCCAATGTGGATCTGACCGGCGAGTTCACGGAAATGATTGTTACCCAGCGTGGATTCCAGGCGAATTCGCGGATTATCACCACTTCCGATGAAATATTACAGGAAGTAGTTAATCTGAAGCGTTAAGCTTGAATCTTAATATGTAGCATTCTGGAGAATAACGTTTTGCCCATAGCGGAAATGTTATTGCAGTCGTGGGGGAGGAACTCCTCCCCCTATTTAGGTTAGGAGGCCTGTCATGATTTCGGTAACAAGATTGAATGGGGCGGGGATGTGGCTGAATGCCCTGCTGGTTGAAATGGTTGAAGAGTCACCGGACACGTATATTACGCTGGTAACCGGCAAAAGGCTGATCGTGCTTGAAAAGGCCGATGAAGTCATTAACAAGATCAAGGAATATAACAGGGACATAGGCACACACGCTGCCACCATTAAAGTCCAGTCAATGGAGGAGCTCTCATGAAAAAGATGCTGCCATGGCTCATCACAATATTGCTGGCCGTTACACTTATCGTAGTCGCTGCATTCTTGCTGATGGACAGATTTTTCCCGGGCGACGGGAATGAAGTAAATAAGGCTGTCCAGAACGTGGAGACGAAGAAGATGACTGCTGATCAAATTGTTGAAATGACAGCCGAAATCAAAGATATCAAAACTAATCTTGCCGATCCCGATTACATCCTTTCAGTTGACATCGCGCTTCAATTAGATTCGGCGTCGTCCAAGGAAGAATTCGAAAAAATAAAATCTATTAAAATAACACCGCTGATTATCAAAGCGATTGCCGATGCCAAACCCGAGGAGCTGAATGGGGCCAGCGGCAAAGATCAGTTCAGCAGCAAACTGGTGAACATCATCAACAAGAACCTGACAGAAGGTTCGATCACCCAGATTGAATTCACCAAATTTATATTGGCATCTATGTAGCTGCAGGCGGGTCTATTCTTTGATGGGGGGGTGATTGAATTGGTTGATGTACTATCACAAAACGAAATTGATGCTCTGCTTGCTGCACTTTCATCCGGTGAAATGGATGCCGACGAACTTAAAAAAGAAGAAACGCAGAAAAAGATCCGCTCCTATGATTTCAAACGGGCCGTACGCTTCTCCAAAGATCATATCCGCAGCTTAACCCGGATTCATGATAACTTTGCCCGCTATCTTACAACGTACTTTTCGGCCCAATTGCGCACCTTCGTGCAGATCAATGTCGTTCAAGTAGAGCAGCTCCCTTATGACGAGTTTATCCGCTCCATTCCCAAAATGACGATATTGAATATTTTTGAGGCCGAGCCGCTGGAGGGCCGGATGGTGATGGAGGTGCACCCGAATATTGCTTTTGCCATGCTGGACCGTCTGCTTGGCGGCTTCGGAACAGCACCCTCCAAAATCAATGCGTTAACTGAAATCGAAACGACCATTATGGAGAGGATTTTCAGCAGATGCTTTGAAAGTCTGCAGGAAGCCTGGAAGACGGTGCTCGATATCCATCCCCGGATGGAGGCGCTGGAAACGAATCCGCAGTTTATGCAAATTGTATCGCCAAATGAAACGATTGCCCTAATCTCCCTCAGTACCAAAATAGGAGATACGACGGGGATGATCAACCTCTGTATCCCGCACGTTGTGCTGGAGCCGATTATGTCAAGGCTCTCGGTGCACCAGTGGTTTGTCTCCGAGAAAAAGGTGCGGGATGAGGTAGAGCTCGAGGCCATCCGGGCAAGAGTTCACCGGGCGCAGCTTCCAATCGTAGCTGAGCTGGGCGAATCGAATTTATCCATTGCTGAATTTCTCGGGCTCAGCATCGGCGACGTGATTTCTCTTAACAAGACGGTGGATTCCGGTCTGTCGATTAAGGTGGGGGACAAGCTGAAATTCATTGGAAGTCCGGGGATGATCAAAGAACGTGTGGCTGTGCAAATAGACGAGATTGTCAGCGAAGGGGTTGAAGAGTTTGACGAGTAAAGATTATTTGTCCCAGGAAGAGATAGACGCTCTTCTTAGACAGTCTGCGGAAGGCAATTTGGCTCCTTCACCGAAGACCGTGGATGATTACTTAACACCTTTTGAACAGGATGCACTGGGAGAGATAGGCAATATCACCTTCGGAAGTGCGGCAACCGCACTCTCTACCCTGCTGGGTAAGAAGGTAGACATTACTACCCCTAAGGTATCCATTATTACACGCGGAGAGTTCGAGGAAGCCTTTCCCAAACCTCATGTGGCTGTTCACGTACAGTATGTGGACGGTTTCCAGGGCATCAATTCTCTGGTTATCAAAATCAGGGATGCACAGGTCATTGCCGACTTGATGCTCGGCGGAGAAGGAGATCCCAAAGACGAGGAACTGAACGAGATTCATATCAGTGCCGTGCAGGAAGCGATGAACCAGATGATGGGCTCATCCGCTACCTCAATGTCAACGATCTTCAACAGATTCGTCAACATTTCTCCGCCAGGCATTGACATTCTTAACATGTCGAGCGGAGAAGGTGTAGGTAGCCTGCCGGATGATGAGACTCTAATCCAGATTTCCTTCCGCCTGAAGATTGGCGATCTGATTGATTCCACCATCATGCAGCTGCTGCCTGTACAATTCGCCAAGGATATGGTGACCATGCTGCTTGGCGATGTCAGCCAGGCTGATCAGGAAGCGGCAGTCTCCTCGGCGGAAGCAACGCCGCCTCCAGCTGCGGCAGCCGCACCAGCACCTGCACCGGAACCGGCGCAGACGCCGCCTCCAGCCCAGCAGCAGATGCCTGCGCCGGAGGCGGGAGGGTACCCGCCGCAATATCCGCCGCAGGGTCAGGGGATGCCGCCTTATCCGGGAATGCCGGAAGGGGGATATTATTATCCTCCCGCAGGTATGCCGGCGTATGGGATGCAGGGCATGCCGCCTTACGGAATGCCGCCTCAGGGCACGCCCTATCCGCAGGCTCAGCCGCAGAATCCGGCACAGGGCCGTAATGTAAATGTGCAGCCTGTGCAATTTGCGAATCTGAGTGCAGGGGCTTTTGGCAATATTGACGAAAATAATTTAAATTTATTGATGGACATACCACTGAAGGTAACCGTAGAATTAGGAAGGACCCAGAAGCAGATCAAAGATATTCTGGAAATGTCGCAAGGTTCAATTATTGAACTGGACAAGCTGGCAGGTGAGCCTGTTGACATTCTGGTTAACAACAAGCTCATTGCCAAGGGGGAAGTCGTAGTTATCGACGAAAACTTCGGTGTCCGCGTTACGGATATCGTCAGCCAGTGGGACCGTATACAAAAATTACAATAAGCATACTTAGGGAGGATTTTGTAAAAATGGCTAACCGAATTCTAATCGTGGACGATGCAGCATTTATGAGAATGATGATCCGGGACATTTTGTCGAAAAACGGATTTGAGGTAGTGGGTGAAGCCCAGGACGGTTCACAGGCTATAGAGAAATTTAAGGAACTGCGTCCGGATCTGATCACGATGGATATCACCATGCCTGAAATGGACGGAATTGCCGCCCTTAAGGAAATCAAAAAAGTAGATGCCAATGCCAAAGTCATTATGTGTTCAGCCATGGGTCAGCAGGCTATGGTTATTGATGCAATTCAGGCCGGTGCCAAGGACTTTATTGTGAAGCCTTTCCAGGCAGACCGTGTCATTGAAGCCATCAATAAAACGCTCGGTATATAGGAACGAGGTATGTTATTTGCTTCCGGAACGCTCGGAGACAGTAGTAACGCCCTGCTGAATTTATTGAAGGTTATTTTTGTTCTGGCAGTCATTGTTATTCTTATCGTGCTGCTGATCCGTTTTCTGGGACGCCGCAATCAGACTCTGATGAGCGGCCGTTCCATCCGTACGCTGGGTGCGCTGGGGCTGGGTCCGAATAAGTCGATTCAGGTCATTGAGCTGGGCGGCAGCCTCTATCTGATCGGAGTGGGCGAGGACATCACTATGATGGACAAGATCACCGATCCGGCAGAGGTGGCGCTGATTATATCCGCTTTTGAAGACCAGACCTCAGGAACGGACAACTTCATTGCACCGCTTATCGCCAAAATCAAGTCCAAGCTGCGCGGTGAGGTGCCGTCCCAGGAAATAGAGATTCATGAGACTTCGTCTTTCTATGAGACGCTGCAATCTAAGCTTGCCCTGGCGCCAGAGCGCAAAGAGAAGCTGGAGGAACTGCGCAGGGATGAGGATCTCAGGAAAGAGTCGGAGGATTTATGAAAAAAAAGCTGATTCTTTCTTTTATGCTGCTTGGTATTTTCAGTGTGCTGCTCCTGCATCCGGTGCATGCCGACCCGATTCCTAATATTAATATCTCGGTGGGGGACAACGATGCTTCAAGCGGGGGGACAAGCTCCATCTCCATCCTGCTGCTGGTAACGGTGCTTAGCATTGCTCCTTCATTCCTGGTGCTGATGACCAGCTTCACGCGGATCGTGATCGTACTGGGGTTCGTTAGAACCTCACTGGGTACACAGCAGATGCCTCCGAACCAGGTGCTTGTAGGACTGGCTTTATTCTTAACCCTGTTCATTATGTCGCCGACGCTGGCAACTGTGAACGAGACGGCCTTACAGCCCTATATGAAGGGCACTCTGACCCAGAGCGAAGCACTGAACAAAGCGCAGGAGCCGATTAAGGAGTTTATGTTCAAGCAGACGAACACGAAGGACCTGCTGCTGTTCATGAACTATACCGGCAATAACGCTACAGTGAAGCCAGCCAGCTATAATGATATTCCTTTAACAGTAATGGTACCTGCTTTTGCAATCGGCGAGATGAAAAAGGCGTTTACCATGGGCTTTATGATTTTTATCCCTTTTCTTATTATTGATATTGTGGTGTCCAGCACCCTGATGGCCATGGGGATGATGATGCTGCCGCCGGTAATGATATCTTTGCCTTTCAAAATTATGCTCTTTGTGCTGGTGGACGGCTGGTACTTAGTAGTCAAATCACTGCTGCTGAGTTTTAACACCTGACTTGTAAGAGGAGGTACATGGGATGAATGCGGAGTTTATTATCGGCCTGGCCGGCCAAGCCGTATATTTAGTGCTGGAGACCAGCGCCCCCATGCTGATTCTTGGTCTGGTGGTAGGACTGATCGTCAGTATTTTTCAAGCCACAACCCAGATTCAGGAGCAGACCCTGGCGTTTGTTCCCAAAATCGTTGCCGTACTGCTTGCTTTACTGCTGTTCGGTCCGTGGATTATAACGAAACTGGTGGATTTCACCAGCCAAATTCTGGGCAGTCTCTATATGTATATCGGTTGAGTCTATGAATATAGAGACCCTGCTGCAAAGTTTTCCTGTCTTTCTGTTGATTTTTTGTCGAATTACCGCCTTTTTTGTTGTCGTTCCTGTCTTTTCGTCGCAAAGCGTGCCGACAACGTTCAAAATTGGTTTGTCTTTTTTTGTATCGATGGTCATCTTCAGCTCAGGCAGCATGAATATTACAGTTCCGCAGGATCTGGGGTTTATCCTCCTGATTATCAGGGAGGCATTAATCGGGCTGTTGCTTGGGTTTATCGCCTACCTGATGTTTATGACGATTCAGACTGCGGGCTCCTTTATCGATATTCAGATCGGGTTCGGGATTGCGAACGTCATTGACCCGATGACCGGGGCCTCGGCGCCAATTATCGGGAACTTCAAGTATATGATTGCACTGCTGCTGTTCCTGAGCATGAATGGCCACCACTACCTGCTGGATGCTATCGTATACAGCTATAAATGGGTGCCGATAGATAATGATCTGTTCCTCAAAATGATCGGCGGAAGCTTGTCCGAGTTTCTGATCCGTACCTTTGCTCAATCCTTTATGCTGGCCTTTCAAATGTCGGCTCCGCTGGTCGCTGCACTGTTCCTGACAGATGTAGGCCTGGCCTTCCTGGCGAGAACGGCTCCGCAATATAATGTGTTTGTCATCGGTGTTCCGCTCAAAATCATTATCGGTCTGGCGCTGCTTCTTATACTGATGCCGGGTCTGGCTGCGCTGTTCCAGAATCTCTTCGAGATTATGTTCGAGTCCATGCACAACCTGCTTGGTCTCATTGGGAAGAGTCCTTAGGCTACGGTAAGGAGAGATTGTCTTGGCAAAACAGGCAAGATACAAACTGGACCTTCAGCTGTTCGGGGGGGACAAGACAGAGAAAGCCACTCCGAAGAAACGGCAGGATGCCCGCAAGAAGGGGCAGGTTGCAAAAAGTGCTGAAATGTCAGGTGCAGTGGTCCTCTTCTCGGCGCTGCTGTCACTGAGCGTCTTCGGCGGCTTCATGAAAGAACGGTTTATCAAGCTCTACACAGATGTGTTCCAGAACCGGATGATGCTTGAGGTAACACCGGAGAATATCTCCACGCTGTTCAACCAGTACGGGCTGCAGATTCTCATTCTGCTCGCTCCGCTGCTGGGCATCACCTTCCTGCTCGCGCTCGTGGCTAACTTCGCTCAGGTAGGCTTCATGGCTTCAGGCGAAGGAATTACGCCTAAGTTCAGCAAGATTAACCCCATCAAAGGCTTCAAAAATATTTTTTCCATGCGTTCCGTAGTAGAGTTCCTCAAATCTATCTTCAAGCTCATCCTGATTGCCTATCTGGTCTACAGTACGCTTTGGGGACAGAAGGAGAGTTTTGCACGCCTCTCGCATGTCGATGCGGAAGGGGCATACGCCTTCGTTGCGAAGCTGACCATGAGCCTGGGCATCAAGATTGCAGCGGCTCTTTTTATAATGGCTGTACTGGACTATATCTATCAGAAATACGAGCATGAGAAGAGTCTCAAGATGTCCAAGCAGGACATTAAGGATGAGTACAAAAAGATGGAGGGCGACCCCATCATCAAAGGCAAGATCAGGGAACGTCAGCGCAGAATGGCGATGCAGCGGATGATGCAGGAGGTCCCCAAGGCCGATGTAATCATCACGAACCCGACCCACTTTGCAGTCGCCCTGAAGTATGACGGTTCCACAATGGAGGCTCCTCAGATTATAGCCAAGGGCCAGGATTATGTGGCACTCCGTATCAGGGAACTGGCCAAGGAGCATGGTGTTGTAACGATGGAGAATAAGCCGCTGGCACGGGCATTGTTCCAGAGAGCGGAGATCGGTGATGTAGTGCCGGCCGATCTGTTCCAGGCAGTTGCCGAAGTGCTGGCCTATGTATATAAGCTTAAAGGCAAGAGGAGATAAGCCGGGGGAGGTTAAGGACATTGAAAGCTAAAGATTTAACAGTTCTACTGGGCATTATCGGTATCGTGCTTATGATGATTCTGCCCATCCCTGTCTGGCTTTTGGATGTACTGTTAATTATCAATATCTCGATAGCCCTGACCATTATATTGGTCGCAATGAATACCAGAGATCCGCTGCAGTTCTCAATATTTCCTTCACTGCTCCTGATCACAACGCTGTTCCGCTTAGCGCTTAACCTGTCAACAACTAAGCTGATTCTGGCTGATGGCCATGCCGGGGAG
The sequence above is a segment of the Paenibacillus sp. FSL R7-0204 genome. Coding sequences within it:
- the fliM gene encoding flagellar motor switch protein FliM; protein product: MVDVLSQNEIDALLAALSSGEMDADELKKEETQKKIRSYDFKRAVRFSKDHIRSLTRIHDNFARYLTTYFSAQLRTFVQINVVQVEQLPYDEFIRSIPKMTILNIFEAEPLEGRMVMEVHPNIAFAMLDRLLGGFGTAPSKINALTEIETTIMERIFSRCFESLQEAWKTVLDIHPRMEALETNPQFMQIVSPNETIALISLSTKIGDTTGMINLCIPHVVLEPIMSRLSVHQWFVSEKKVRDEVELEAIRARVHRAQLPIVAELGESNLSIAEFLGLSIGDVISLNKTVDSGLSIKVGDKLKFIGSPGMIKERVAVQIDEIVSEGVEEFDE
- the fliR gene encoding flagellar biosynthetic protein FliR — protein: MNIETLLQSFPVFLLIFCRITAFFVVVPVFSSQSVPTTFKIGLSFFVSMVIFSSGSMNITVPQDLGFILLIIREALIGLLLGFIAYLMFMTIQTAGSFIDIQIGFGIANVIDPMTGASAPIIGNFKYMIALLLFLSMNGHHYLLDAIVYSYKWVPIDNDLFLKMIGGSLSEFLIRTFAQSFMLAFQMSAPLVAALFLTDVGLAFLARTAPQYNVFVIGVPLKIIIGLALLLILMPGLAALFQNLFEIMFESMHNLLGLIGKSP
- a CDS encoding response regulator, giving the protein MANRILIVDDAAFMRMMIRDILSKNGFEVVGEAQDGSQAIEKFKELRPDLITMDITMPEMDGIAALKEIKKVDANAKVIMCSAMGQQAMVIDAIQAGAKDFIVKPFQADRVIEAINKTLGI
- a CDS encoding flagellar basal body-associated FliL family protein; amino-acid sequence: MKKMLPWLITILLAVTLIVVAAFLLMDRFFPGDGNEVNKAVQNVETKKMTADQIVEMTAEIKDIKTNLADPDYILSVDIALQLDSASSKEEFEKIKSIKITPLIIKAIADAKPEELNGASGKDQFSSKLVNIINKNLTEGSITQIEFTKFILASM
- the flgG gene encoding flagellar basal body rod protein FlgG — translated: MLRSMYSGVSGMRGFQTKLDVIGNNIANVNTIGFKSGRVMFKDIMSQTVSGVTAPVDGGQGGVNAKQIGLGVSIGSVDTMHTAGSAMTTNNPTDLRIDGDGFFLVKLTGDQDVPFLTRAGDFHVDASRNLITSDGLHVVDSGGEVIQLADDVTAFSISSDGTIVQTMADGTTTAGVQIGMGKVSNPQGLEKIGGNLYRMSLNANAEGALEPTTANNAEVGTGTIVAGQLEMSNVDLTGEFTEMIVTQRGFQANSRIITTSDEILQEVVNLKR
- the fliY gene encoding flagellar motor switch phosphatase FliY, yielding MTSKDYLSQEEIDALLRQSAEGNLAPSPKTVDDYLTPFEQDALGEIGNITFGSAATALSTLLGKKVDITTPKVSIITRGEFEEAFPKPHVAVHVQYVDGFQGINSLVIKIRDAQVIADLMLGGEGDPKDEELNEIHISAVQEAMNQMMGSSATSMSTIFNRFVNISPPGIDILNMSSGEGVGSLPDDETLIQISFRLKIGDLIDSTIMQLLPVQFAKDMVTMLLGDVSQADQEAAVSSAEATPPPAAAAAPAPAPEPAQTPPPAQQQMPAPEAGGYPPQYPPQGQGMPPYPGMPEGGYYYPPAGMPAYGMQGMPPYGMPPQGTPYPQAQPQNPAQGRNVNVQPVQFANLSAGAFGNIDENNLNLLMDIPLKVTVELGRTQKQIKDILEMSQGSIIELDKLAGEPVDILVNNKLIAKGEVVVIDENFGVRVTDIVSQWDRIQKLQ
- the flhB gene encoding flagellar biosynthesis protein FlhB; protein product: MAKQARYKLDLQLFGGDKTEKATPKKRQDARKKGQVAKSAEMSGAVVLFSALLSLSVFGGFMKERFIKLYTDVFQNRMMLEVTPENISTLFNQYGLQILILLAPLLGITFLLALVANFAQVGFMASGEGITPKFSKINPIKGFKNIFSMRSVVEFLKSIFKLILIAYLVYSTLWGQKESFARLSHVDAEGAYAFVAKLTMSLGIKIAAALFIMAVLDYIYQKYEHEKSLKMSKQDIKDEYKKMEGDPIIKGKIRERQRRMAMQRMMQEVPKADVIITNPTHFAVALKYDGSTMEAPQIIAKGQDYVALRIRELAKEHGVVTMENKPLARALFQRAEIGDVVPADLFQAVAEVLAYVYKLKGKRR
- a CDS encoding flagellar FlbD family protein: MISVTRLNGAGMWLNALLVEMVEESPDTYITLVTGKRLIVLEKADEVINKIKEYNRDIGTHAATIKVQSMEELS
- a CDS encoding flagellar biosynthetic protein FliO, whose protein sequence is MLFASGTLGDSSNALLNLLKVIFVLAVIVILIVLLIRFLGRRNQTLMSGRSIRTLGALGLGPNKSIQVIELGGSLYLIGVGEDITMMDKITDPAEVALIISAFEDQTSGTDNFIAPLIAKIKSKLRGEVPSQEIEIHETSSFYETLQSKLALAPERKEKLEELRRDEDLRKESEDL
- the fliP gene encoding flagellar type III secretion system pore protein FliP (The bacterial flagellar biogenesis protein FliP forms a type III secretion system (T3SS)-type pore required for flagellar assembly.), producing the protein MKKKLILSFMLLGIFSVLLLHPVHADPIPNINISVGDNDASSGGTSSISILLLVTVLSIAPSFLVLMTSFTRIVIVLGFVRTSLGTQQMPPNQVLVGLALFLTLFIMSPTLATVNETALQPYMKGTLTQSEALNKAQEPIKEFMFKQTNTKDLLLFMNYTGNNATVKPASYNDIPLTVMVPAFAIGEMKKAFTMGFMIFIPFLIIDIVVSSTLMAMGMMMLPPVMISLPFKIMLFVLVDGWYLVVKSLLLSFNT
- the fliQ gene encoding flagellar biosynthesis protein FliQ, producing MNAEFIIGLAGQAVYLVLETSAPMLILGLVVGLIVSIFQATTQIQEQTLAFVPKIVAVLLALLLFGPWIITKLVDFTSQILGSLYMYIG